The Christiangramia flava JLT2011 region AAGATGTTTACCTAAACGCCGAATACCGGATTTATTCTGAAGCCTTTGGGGGCGGCTTTTTAAAACAGGGCTGGATGGGTTACCGCTTCAGCGAAACCGATGAAATTCAGCTGGGGTTGCACCAGGTTCCTTTTGGCATTCAGCAATACAATTCTCATAACTGGTTTTTCAATATCACCTATTATATGGGGCTGGAAGACGACCACGACATGGGCGTGAAGTTCCTCCATGTAGGAGAAAACTTCGAATATAACCTGGCTTTTTATAAAAATTCCGAAGAATTACAATTCGGCGGAACGACTGAATCTTCGTCTTCGCGATATGCCTACGACGTGGTAGGGCGCAACAAAGAGGTGAACCAAATCAACGGAAAACTGGTCTACAAATTTGGAGAAACCTTTGAACAGCGTCTCGGCGCATCCCTTCAGTTTGGAGGATTGTATAACCTGGACACAGAAGAAACCGGTTCACACTATGGGCTGGCTGCTCATTACGAGGTCAATTATCAACGCTGGAACCTGAAATTACAGGCTATCAAAGCCGGCCATGATCCAAAAAACGCTCCGGGAACAAGCGACCAAGTAATCCAGATGGGTGCTTACGGCGTGCCTTACGAGGTAGCCGCAAATTTCAAGGTCTATACTGCGGCAATCTCCAGAAATGTTCCGGTAAGCTGGGGACCTGTATCCAACCTGCAATTCTATAATGATTTTGGGTATATGGATAAGGAACCGCAAAGTTTCGAAGATTCTTTTATGAACGTTACCGGTGTCCTGGTGACAGCGGGGCATCTTTATACTTATATTGACTATGCTGCGGGTTACAATCATTCCTGGCTAGGCGGAAATTTCGTAGACGATTTCGCGGCCGGCGACCCCAATGCGAAATGGGAAGCCCGATTCAATATCAATATTGGCTATTATTTCTAATCTGAAAAATTAAACTATGGCAGAAAAAATTACCAGAAGCGATGAAAAGAAATCTATTTTCGGTCTCGAGGTAAACGGCCCGGTGTTCTTTACCTCGGCGATCATCATCGTTGCAAGTATCGTTCTCACACTGATCTTTAAAGAAAGTGCAGAAAGTTTTTTTAGCGATCTCCAGACCGGGGTCGCCAATAATGCCGACTGGTTCTATATCCTGGCGGTGAACGTCTTCCTGGTTTTCCTGATCTTCCTGGCGTTTAGTCGCTTCGGAAATCTTCGGATCGGCGGACAAAAAGCCAAACCGGAATTCAAAACACTTTCCTGGTTCGCGATGCTTTTCAGTGCGGGAATGGGAATAGGCCTGCTCTTTTTCGGTGTAGGTGAACCGGTGATGCATTTTAACAGTCCGCCTATGGCAGAAGCCGGTACCGCAGCAGCCGCGGAAGAAGCCATGAATTTCACCTTTTTGCACTGGGGATTACACCCCTGGGCAGTCTATGCACTCGTGGGGCTGGCACTCTCCTATTTTACCTATTCTCGAGGTTTGCCACTCACCATACGTTCTATTTTCTACCCATTTCTTGGAGATCGCATCTACGGAAGGACCGGTGACATCATCGATATTTTTGCAGTGCTGGCGACTTTGTTCGGCCTGGCGACTTCGCTGGGTTTTGGTGTGCAGCAGATCGCTTCCGGTCTTAACCATGTTTTCGGGCTGGCAGACGGGATCATCACACAAATTTTACTCATTGCCGGGATTACCCTTATCGCGACCACTTCCGTAGTTCTGGGAGTAGACAAAGGCGTCAAGGTGCTTAGTGAATGGAACATGCGAATTGCCGTAGTCCTGCTGCTTCTCGCACTGGTATTGGGTCCAACGCTTTTCATTTTTAGATCGTTTATCGAAAACACGGGGAGCTACCTGTATAATTTTCTTCACCTTGCAACCTGGAGCGAAACCTTTACCGGCTCCTCCTGGCAAAATGACTGGACAGTATTCTACTGGGGCTGGTGGATTGGATGGTCTCCCTTCGTGGGAATGTTCATCGCGAGAATTTCCAAAGGAAGAACGATTAGAGAATTTATTTTAGGAGTACTGCTCGTACCATCGCTGGTAACTTTTTTCTGGATGTCGGCTTTTGGAAGCGCGGCGATAGAACAGGTTATGGGCGGGAATGATGCGCTCACCACGGCGATCGATAATGACATCGCTACGGCGCTGTTTGTTTTCTTCCAGGATTATCCTCTAACCACAGTGATCAATATCGTTGCCGTTCTGCTCATCGCCGGTTTCTTTATCACTTCTTCTGATTCAGGTTCGCTGGTGATAGACAGTTTGACTTCCGGCGGAAAGATAGATGCCCCGGTGGGCCAGCGTATTTTCTGGGCACTCACAGAAGGCGCGGTGGCTGCAACCTTACTGCTTGGCGGGGGGCTTCAGGCCTTACAAACCGCTACGATCGTGACCGGTTTGCCATTTGCCATTATCCTACTCATCATGTGCTATTCCCTGTATAAAGGCCTGCGGGAAGACCTGCGGAAACTGGATGAAAAGAAAGATCAGAAACAGATGGAAAATTATGAAGAGATCGTCCAGGAGATCGTCAAAAAAAGAAATTTGAAGACCACTAATACCGAAAAGCAATGAAAAACATCAAAAACGTACTGGTCGCTTTAGATTTATCAGAAATAGACACGAAATTGATCGAATATGCCTCTTTTTTAGCGGAAAAACTCTCGCTGGAAAAAGTTTATTTTGTTCACAACATCAAGAAATATGAAATTTCAGAACTCTTTGCCGAGCAGCTGAAGGACATAAACCTGGACGGGCTGATCACCGAAGAAATTGAAGACAAACTGAAAAACCATTTTTCGGCCACTTCAGAAACCGAAATCCTGATCTCTGAAGATCATTATACCGAATCACTCATTAATTATGTCGCCAACAAGTACCTTATTGACCTGCTCATCGTTGGGAATAAGGACCATCAAACCGGTACCGGCGTGATTCCAGACAAACTCCTTCGGCTTATGAAATGTGATATTCTGGCAATACCTAAAAATGCTTCGGAAAAACTCGAAAACATCTGGATCGGGACCGATTTTTCAAAAGAATCGCGAAAAAGTTTACAGCTTGGACGTTTTCTGAAAGACAAACTGCAGGCCCAGCTTACGGCCGCTCACGTCTTCAATGTGCCCATTCAGTTTTCGCCTTATCTGGACAAAGAAGAAATGCTTCCGAAGATCGAAAAACACACCCGGGAAAAGTTCAGCAAATTCCTGAGCAAAAACAACGAAGACCTGATGGAAACCCGTATAATTCGCGGACGAGACAGCAGCGTTTCGACCAGGTTACTGGAAGAATCCATGAAAAATGAGGCCGATTTGCTGGTGGTAAGTGACAAAGGCGGGAACATCTTTTCCAGTTTACTGGTTGGAAGTGTGACTGATGAACTTTTTGACAGCGACCTTCCGCTTCCCCTCTGGGTTTGTAAATAATTCAAAAATTCTGGCAGAAATAAGTCGATTTCATAATAATTTTTAATCGCAACAGTTAAAATGCTGGAAAGCCGTTAAATAGTTGTAGTTTTAGGAATCATCAACCTATACCATTCGTTATGAAAAAATTGACTTACCTGGCGTTGGCAGGACTGCTAACAGCCGCCGTATCCTGTAATGATCAACCCGAAGAAGATCAGGGCAGGGAAATAGGCAAATTACATCTGTCAAAGAGCCATTTAAAACCCGGTGACCAGGTGGAAATTGCTTACCAGCGAGATGGAGATTCCTCCGAGGCGCCTAAAGCCTATGCCTACTATCTTGTAGGCTCCAATTACTATCCAGTTGATATTGAGCTGAAAGATTCTTCTGCCAAATGGATGGGAAAATTGCAAATTCCAGATAGTGTTCAGGCTGTAAGCTTCCATTTCAAGAGGGGCGAAAAATGGGAATCCAACGATAAAAAAGGCTACGTCGTCGCACTGGAAGATGAGGAAAATCAACCGGTTGCCGGCGCCCACGCAAGCATGGGATTCTTTTACGCCTCCCAGGGAGAACGCTATAATATCAAGAATGATTCAGCCGTTGCCATGATCTCCAAACAAATGGAAAGCGATGAAGATTTTCTGAACCAAAATGATGCCCGCTACGGATACCTGCTCAACAACGAAAATTCAGAAAAAGGGCAAAAATTTACCGAGTCCAGAATTGCCTATTATGAAAGTAAGGATTCTCTTCAGGCTGAAGATTACAGCAAACTTGCCACGTTTTACCGAATGCACAACGAGCGATCCAAATCAGATTCTATCACGCAACTGGGCATCAAAAATTTTCCGAAGAGCGACCTGGCAAAAAGCGATTATCAGGACAAATTCTACAAAACAAAAGGTATTGCCAACCGCGAAAAAATCCTGGCCGAATTCAATGAAAAAGTTGGAGCGAAAGACAGGACCTATGAATTCATGACGTATTACCTCGCACGCGATTATGCCGCAGACAAGAACTATGAAAAATTCTACTCTTATGCTGATTCTATCGAAAACCGGCAATTGCGCGCCTCACTTTATAACGCTGTCGCATGGGACCTGGTGACGCAGGATAAAGATCTTGAACAGGCAGCGGAAATTTCAGAAAAATCGGTAGCTCTTTTGAAAAAGGTCAAAGATGACCCGAAGGAAAAGTCAGAATCTTATACCAAAAGTCAGTTTGAAGACGATCTGGATTACAACACCCGCATGTTCCAGGATACCCATGCTTTTGCGGAGTTCAAACTGGGTAACAAGGAGAAAGCCCTGGAAATTATGGAAGAGGCCTATACCGATCAGATTTCCGGTGAGATGACTGAGCGTTATATACAGTTCCTGATCGCGAACGAGAACTATGAAAAGGCGCAGGAAAAAGCCGAAGAAATCCTGGCTCAGAATCGCGGAACCGAAAAGATTAAGGAGTATTTAAAGGAATCTTATATCCAAAATGAAGGATCTGAAGCAGATTTTGATACTTACCTGGCTGGGATCGAGGATCGGGCAAATGAAAACGCCAAGGAAGAACTGGTGGACCAAATGCTGGATGAAGAAGCTCCTGCTTTCACGATGAAAGACCTGGAAGGCAACGAGATCACCCTGGCCGATCTAAAAGGAAAAACCGTTATCCTGGATTTTTGGGCAACCTGGTGCGGACCTTGCAAGCGCTCCTTTCCCGGTATGAAGATGGCCGTGGAACAATATGGAAATGACGAAAATGTAGAGTTCCTGTTCGTAGATACTTTTGAAGATATGCCCGACCGAAAGGATAAGTTAAGCGATTTCATTTCTGAAAATGACTATCCGTTCCATGTGGTGATAGACCAGAAGACGAGCGAGACCAGTAACAAGTATAAGACGGCCAGTGACTACGCCATTACCGGCATACCTACCAAGGTTATTATTGGACCCGATGGAAAAATGAAATTTAAATTGGTGGGTTATAATGGCAACAACGACCAGCTGCTTCAGGAGATCGGTATGATGATCGAACTGTTAGAAGAACCAGTTTCCCCACAAGCCTGATTTCCTGCTGAAATAAAAGAAGCCCTCTCTACCGGAGGGCTTTTTTTTTAAAAATTTTGAAAAGGTGGAAGTAAAATTCAAATAAATTTATTTACTTTGTTTTTCAAAGTACTTTAAAATGAATAACGAAAAGTATCTGCAGGACATTTCAGAGATCAAAAAAATGATGAATCGCTCATCCCGATTCATTTCCCTGAGTGGGCTTTCCGGAGTATTCGCTGGGATCTATGCGATCATTGGAGCCCTTATTGCCCAATATATTCTGAAAAATTATAAATTTTCCAGCGTTTCCAGTTATGAAACAATTGATCATCCTATCGATTCAGACCTCACGACCTTGCTGGTATTGGTAGCGATTGGGGTCATGGTTCTGGCCATTTTGACGGCGGTGATCCTTACGACGCGGAAAGCCAGGAAAAACAATCAAAAGATCTGGGATGCGACGAGCAGGCGACTGCTCTTCAACTTTTTTGTGCCACTGGCCGCCGGCGGATTTTTCTGCCTGGTTCTGCTTCAGCAGGGAATCGTTGGACTTATCGCCCCGGCAATGCTGATATTTTACGGAATTTCCCTGATGAATGCCAGCAAGTATACTTTTGGCGATCTTCAGAATTTAGGCCTGGCAGATATGATTTTGGGTATCATTGCTACCCAGTTTGTGGGATATGGATTGTATTTTTGGGCTCTCGGTTTCGGAATCCTTCATATCGTCTACGGAATTTGGATGTACCGAAAATACGAAGCGAAAGCCGCGTAAATGAAGAATATCATCAGCAATATCAATAAAGCATTCGACCACCGCATCAGGTTGGGGATTATGAGCGTGCTTATGGTTAACGAATTTGCCGACTTTAAAACACTGAAGGAATTGCTCGGAGCGACAGATGGGAATATTGCCAGTCATACGAAGGCTTTGGAAAAAAAGAATTACATACAGGTAGAAAAATCGTTCATCAACCGTAAGCCCAATACCCGTTACCTGGCTACGGAAAAAGGCAAGAAAGCTTTCCAGGAACACCTGGAAGCCCTGGAGAAATTGCTCAGCGCACCAAAAGATCTGGAGAACAAGAACTAAATTTTTTTAATTATTTACTTTGAATTTCAAAGTACTTCAAATTAAACTGAAATAAAAAGAAACTATGAAAATATCCATACTATTAAAACTGATAGCGGTTGGGGTTTTCCAACTTTTCATCCTTTGGTTTTTGATCTACGTGTCACTCGCGTCGTACTGGGAATTTCCATCCGCGCAAACGCTCACCATACTAACAGGTGCCATTTTCCTGGTAGGAATCTACATCCTACTCCCCTATTTCAAGCATCATTCAATATTAAACAGACAATTATGAAAACTCTTAGACTACCTTTATTACTAACCGCAGCTGCTGGAATCCTGCTAATTCCGCTAATCGCGATGCAATTCACTTCAGAAGTCGACTGGAAAAGCAGTGATTTCGTGATCATGGGAATCCTTCTTTTCGGTACGGCACTCATCATTGAACTGGCGCTTCGGAAATTCTCGAGCACTAAAAGCCGCATTATTGCATGCGGGATCATCCTGTTCGCCCTCTTTCTAATCTGGGCAGAGCTTGCAGTTGGAATATTCGGAACGCCTTTCGCCGGGAGCTAAACACGCCTGATCATGCATATTCATCTTTCAAACATCTGGAGCAGGTTGATGGCCTTGGTGCTACTCAGTGTTGGTATTTTAAACATAATCCGCGGAAATGATGTGGCACTCGGGATCCTGTTCATGTGCCTTTCGATCATATTCTTTCCGGTAACCAGCATCGTACTTCGGGACCTGTTTGCTATACAGATCCCGAATTTTGTCAAAATCGCCTTAGCCTTTTTGCTCCTTTGGATTTGCTTTCATTACGGTGCCTTAGCCGAAGGTTATTATCCGGAAATACCATTTATCTCATCCAATCAAACATTATGAAAAAAGAACTTTTTGTAGCCGAAGATTCCATCGTTCGTGAAATCTGGGGAAAAAGCGATACCATCCTGTTCATATTTGCAGGAGCTTCAGCTGAATTTGCACTGAATAAAGCCGTAGACTGGCTGTATTTTACGGGAAGACTTCCGAAAGATCCGCTTGGCCGACTTTTTTCCACCGTAGATTATGCACGTCAAATTGTTTTTTCCGATAAAGAAACAGCCCTGCGTGCCATTGAAAATATGAATCGCATCCACGCCTCCGTAGGGCAGCAACGCGGCAGCCATATCCCGCAGTGGGCTTACCGGGACGTACTTTTTATGCTCATTGACTATTCGATCAAAGCCTACGAATTGCTGGAAAGACCACTGGAAATTTCTGAAAAAAAGGAAGTTTTCAAAGTTTTCTGGGAAGTAGGCCTGCGAATGGGAATCCAGGAACTCCCGGTCAATTTTGAATATTATCAAACATCCAGGAGCCTTCATCTTCAGCAGCATTTGCTGCGCGGAGAATTCACAGATGATTTGTACCGGCAGTACCGCAAACATTTAGGCTGGACACGCTACCGGATGCTGCTGGAAACTCAAATTCTCATCCTTCCGGAAGTGGTAAGAAAGCAGCTGGGACTTCGGAAATTTTCAATCCTGAGCCTGTTCCTATTCGCTTACAAATTCAGCAGAAATTTTCACCTGGACGAATTTCTGAAGGCTATGATCCTGCCTTCCGATTATAAAAAAGAGATCCGCGCGCTTGACCGCATCAGTACTCATTAACCATCAAAATCAACAATTATGAACGATTTCAATCAAAAACCGAATGGAAACCGCTTTGTTCACTGGCTCAAGAATTCTATTACCGCGAGGATGTTCGTGGTGGGCATGCTTACGCTCATTCTCATGATCCCGCTGTTCATGGTACAGGACCTCATCAGGGAACGCGCGGCACGACAGCAGGAAGTCGTGGGGGAGATCAGCGATAAATGGGGTGAAGAACTCACTGTTTTTGGACCTGTTCTGAAGATCCCTTATCGCAGTTTCCGCGAAAAACAGATCATTAATGCCAATAAAGACACTTCGGTGGAGAGCGTGGCAGAGATTCATTATTTATATGTATTTCCTGAAGAACTGAAAATCGATTCCAAAGTTGATCCACAGCTCAAAAAACGCGGAATCTATCAAACCGCGGTGTATACCAGTCATACCATCCTTTCCGGGAATTTTCAACTGCCTGAAGTTTCAGAAGAAGATATTCCGCAGGAGCATATATTATGGGAAAAGGCGCGGGTGATATTTGAAACTTCCAATTTGAAAGGGGTAAATGACCAGTTACAGATCAAATTTAATGGGAAAGATTATGAATTTACTTCGCGCTACCAGCAATCTGGAAAATCTCCGGCCAATCGCCAACTGCATTTGATGGAAAGTCCGGTGCTGGCTGAAACCAAGCTTACTTCAGAAAAAGCGCTGGAGTTCCGGATGGAACTTTCGGTGAACGGCAGCAACGAGATCGCTTTTGTTCCGGTTGGAAAAACCACGGAAGCACATATACAGTCGAACTGGAAAACCAGCAGTTTCACTGGAAATTTCCTTCCGTATAATGAAGACAAGCTGAGCGAGGAAGGTTTTGCCGCCAAATGGAAGATCCTGGATATCAATCGGCCATTTCCGCAGGAGTTCAACAAAACTCTACCCGATCTTACCGAATATGCCTTCGGGGTGAATTTCATGGTTCCGGTAGATGAATACCAGAAAAGCGAACGGGCTACGAAATACGGATTCCTGGTAATAGGTCTCACATTTTTGCTATTTTTCCTGATCCAGACATTAAGTAAAATCCCGATTCATCCGTTCCAGTATTTAATGATCGGCCTGGGACTCGTGATGTTCTACACCTTACTGATTTCCATTTCTGAACATAGCAGTTTCCTGAAAGCTTACCTTATTGCGGGAATTTCTGTGATCCTGATGATCAGCCTTTACTCCAAAAGTATCCTGCAAACCTGGAAATTCCCAATTTTCATTGGTATTTCCCTGCTAGCCCTCTATTCGTTCATTTACGTGATCATTCAGCTGGAGAGTTATGCCCTGCTGGTTGGCAGCATTGGCCTGTTCTGTATCCTTGCAGGTGTGATGTATGTGTCGAGAAAAATTGACTGGAATAATTATTAAAAATGAATATTCTAAGCAGTTTTGAGCAATTCCATGGCGATATCAGAAGAAATAAATGGATGCGGTTTTTCACCACTTTTCTTCGGATAGCCCTGGCCTATGCATTTTTGATGGCCGGTCTCACAAAGGTTATTGGAGAGCGATTTACCTCGCTCTCCAATAACCACCCGATGGGGCATTACCTGGAGGCACTTTATCACACGGGTTTTTACTACACCTTTATTGGTGTGGCGCAAATGCTCGCCGGCCTGTTGCTCCTGGTCCCCCGCACGGCATTGCTTGGAGCCATACTTTATTTCCCGATCATTCTGAATATCTGTATTCTTTCTTACGCGGTAAGATTTGAAGGTTCTGTGCTCACCACTCCGCTAATGGTTTTGGCAAATTTATACCTGATCTGCTGGGATTTTCATCGTTGGAAGTATGTGCTTCCGCATAGACCCACAACTATAAAAGCTGCCTTTCCCGAAATCTACAGCCAAACGAATCGATTTCCTTTCAAATTTCTGACTATGATTTTGGTGACTTTAGTGATCGTGGTAGGACTAATTTTTACCATGAGCCAAAAAGCGAATATGCCGAGAAATTCTTTTCCGGAATGCCTAACGCAATGCCCTGACAGCAGTAATCCGGAGGCCTGTAAATCTTTTTGTGAGTGCATCCACGAAAATGGCAATTCTCTCGAGAACTGCCTGGAAGCATACGGAACCAAATTTTCCAAATAACATGAACGTATATACTTATCTCAACCGTCATAAAACACTGCTTCTGGCCGGAAGTTGCTGTTGCTTCCTGGTGCTTTTCCGCTTTGTTATTAGCCTGGAATATTATTATTTTTTCCTGATCTGGAATTTATTTTTGGCAGGAATCCCTTTTTTGCTTTCAGAGTTTATAAGCAAAACCGAAAATTTCATGGCAACAGGTATACTGGGCATGCTGTGGCTGCTGTTCCTCCCGAACAGTTTTTATGTGGTGACAAACCTGATCCATCTGCAAAATTCCAATCGGCCCTATTTTGATGTTTTCATAATTGGCAGTTTCGCAGTACTCTGCTGCTGGCTTGGTTTCAAATCGATACAACATATGGAACAAAAATTTGAAATACTGATTCCCAAAACTATAAGCTGGCTTATAAAAATTGGTGTGCTGTTTCTCTGTTCCTTCGGAATTTACCTCGGAAGATTTTTACGGTACAATTCCTGGAATCTTCTGAGCGATCCTTACAATCTTTTGGAGGACTGTTTCAGTTTCTTAAGATTTCCTGTTCGCCATCTCGAAGTCTGGCTGTTCACTTTAATTTTCGGGCTGATGCTTACCGGTCTTTATTATATTTATCTGCACCTAAACCCAAAAAATGCCTCTGAATAGAAAGTCTAAAAAAACCTATTTTGCAGCTTGTATGGTACTGCTGATCATCGAAATTTTTATTGCAGTTTGGGTACGAGATAAGTTTGTAAGACCATATTTAGGTGATTTCCTGGTGGTGATCCTGATCTATACTTTTTTGATGATGATCAGCAGGATTTCAGTTGTAAAAGGCTTATTCGCAGTATTGCTTTTTTCGTTTGCTGTTGAATTTTTCCAATTGATCAATATCGTCAAAGTACTGCAATACCAACCACCGAAGATCGTCATGATCATCCTCGGAAGCAGCTTTTCTGCCTGGGATCTGCTGGCTTATTTTCTTGGAATTGTCTTTACGGGATTGCTGGAATTTTTATTTTCCAGAAATGGTTTTGGCAGAATTTGAATCTGTATGCTTTTCAAAAAACTGATCAGACATCTCTAAAATATATCCCATGCTTTTACTGTCTTCCAGACTATGACCAACATTCTCAATTATTCTCAATTCCACATCTTTATTGTTCGCTTTCAAAGCCTCTTCCATATTTTCAGCCTGGCTCAGTGAAACAGTTTTGTCAAAGCGTCCATGAATAATTAACATTGGCGCATTAAGTTTTGAAGCATAATTAATTGGTGAAATTTCTTTTAGATATTTATTATTCTTATCTCCAAGAGCGGTATTCCAGAAATCATATCCGAAACGAATATCTTCCTGTTTCATTTCTTTCATGGCCAATTTTAGATCTGTAGGCGCTGAAAGTATCACAGCACTATTGAAGATTCCGGGGTAACGAATCAAACTCATATAAGCCGCATAGCCGCCATAACTATGACCAAAAATAAACACATTTGACGCATCGATCTGGTAACTGGAAATAGCCGCTTTTGTTCCATCTATGATATCATCTATCATCACACTGTCCAATCCCCCTACTCCTGCTTCTAAAAATTTCTTCCCAAAACCTATAGAACCGCGAAAATTAACCCTTAGGGTAACATAACCTCTATTCGCAAAATATTGAGAGAATCCATCCAGATTAAAATAATCGCGTGCCCAAGGCCAAACATGAGGTATCACTACTAGTGAAACAGGCTTTCCCTTCGCATAATCATCTGGTAAATTGATATAACCAGAAACCTGAACAGAGTCTCTTGTTTTGAAAACAAATGGTCTTACAGAGGTTAAGTTATATTTGCTTAGCTCCTCGTTCATTACTGCCATTACTGTGTAAGAAGAATCTTTTGTTTTTAGTACACAAATATTTCCAGGCCTTCTTTCGCTCCATTGATGTACCAAAAAAGTTTCCCGACTATCATCTACACCAATAAAATCATGGAAATAGGCGCTGTATTTATTAAGCAAAATAGTATGTGCTTTCTCATAATTAGCATCAAACCATTTATAACTTGGAGTCATTGCTTCAAACCTTAATCCCGCAAGCGATTGTGTGTCGTCATTGAAAAATAGATTCAAGTCATTTCCGTAAAAGTTACCAACATCATACGTTGCATCTTTCATGATTGTATCAATGACCACTCGTTTCTGAAGATCATACTTGATCAGAATTCTTTTATCTGAATCTATAGTAGAATTGAGATAAACAACATTCTCATCATAACCAAATTCTTCCAAGCTCAATTCCCTATTCATGATACTTTTGCCTTTAGTATCCATGCTGTAATGTTTGGAATTGATCTGAAATTTTACCGGTTGCATTTCATCATAATGGTAATCCTTTTGAAAATACTCAAACCCTTCCTCTGTTAGTTTTGCTCCAAGGCGAACACGGCCTTTTGGTCCAATAAACCAGGTATTCATGTCATTATCTCTACCATTGGCAACAACTGTACGTTCACCAGTAAAGAGATTCAATGTTTCAACATTAGAATAGCCATAAAAATCATGAGCCTCAATCAATATCTCATCTTCCTTCTCGGGCAATAGATGCAGAATTTCTGTAAAGCGAATTTTTTTACTGAAATTACTGCTGCTATTCTCATAATCAATATTACCGGCTAACATCCTCATATTAGAGCCGTCCTTATCGATCACATAAATTCTTCCGTATGTTTCAAAAATAAGGGTGTTTGTATTGAGCCAATTCAGATTATAAATTTTTTTATCACTCAACGGAATAGTCTCCAGAACAACATAATCATCGATATCTATAACCCGCAACTTAAAGCTATTATTATTCTCAAAGATTTCAGCATATAGTTTCCCGTCTTGAGATATACAGAATTCCGATTTGAGATTTTTTTCGAAGAAGAGATCAGCGGGAATTTTATTGGATACTGAATCTTTTTGCGCGAATAAAATATTGGTGCTCAAAATGAGCAGTGCCAGTAAATATTTGACCATAAGATTTAAATATGGCCAAATATAGGAATTTGAAACAATTACCCGAAACTAACTCACAGGGCTAAAAAATCATATTTTCGAAATGATCATCACCGGAAAATGATCAGATGGATACAGCTTCATTTTGGAATCACTGAGCACACCGTATTTCTCGATCTGGACTTGATCATTTACAAAGATGTAATCGATTCGCCTGGTCACTGCTTCTTCAAAATTGAATCCGTTAAAAGTACCGTCAGATCCGTAAGATACTGTTTTAGCGATTTCCTTGGAATCACCTAAAGTCTTCTTGATAAGCTGAATTCCTTCTGAATCTGGTTCGAGGTTGAAATCTCCTGAAAGAAATACCGGAAGATCTTCCGTATTGATCGCTGAAATTTTATCCAGGATCAGTTGTGCACTGTTCGTTCTGGCTTCCACTCCAATATGATCGAAATGGGTATTGAAATACCAGAATTTTTTA contains the following coding sequences:
- a CDS encoding BCCT family transporter, with translation MAEKITRSDEKKSIFGLEVNGPVFFTSAIIIVASIVLTLIFKESAESFFSDLQTGVANNADWFYILAVNVFLVFLIFLAFSRFGNLRIGGQKAKPEFKTLSWFAMLFSAGMGIGLLFFGVGEPVMHFNSPPMAEAGTAAAAEEAMNFTFLHWGLHPWAVYALVGLALSYFTYSRGLPLTIRSIFYPFLGDRIYGRTGDIIDIFAVLATLFGLATSLGFGVQQIASGLNHVFGLADGIITQILLIAGITLIATTSVVLGVDKGVKVLSEWNMRIAVVLLLLALVLGPTLFIFRSFIENTGSYLYNFLHLATWSETFTGSSWQNDWTVFYWGWWIGWSPFVGMFIARISKGRTIREFILGVLLVPSLVTFFWMSAFGSAAIEQVMGGNDALTTAIDNDIATALFVFFQDYPLTTVINIVAVLLIAGFFITSSDSGSLVIDSLTSGGKIDAPVGQRIFWALTEGAVAATLLLGGGLQALQTATIVTGLPFAIILLIMCYSLYKGLREDLRKLDEKKDQKQMENYEEIVQEIVKKRNLKTTNTEKQ
- a CDS encoding universal stress protein: MKNIKNVLVALDLSEIDTKLIEYASFLAEKLSLEKVYFVHNIKKYEISELFAEQLKDINLDGLITEEIEDKLKNHFSATSETEILISEDHYTESLINYVANKYLIDLLIVGNKDHQTGTGVIPDKLLRLMKCDILAIPKNASEKLENIWIGTDFSKESRKSLQLGRFLKDKLQAQLTAAHVFNVPIQFSPYLDKEEMLPKIEKHTREKFSKFLSKNNEDLMETRIIRGRDSSVSTRLLEESMKNEADLLVVSDKGGNIFSSLLVGSVTDELFDSDLPLPLWVCK
- a CDS encoding TlpA disulfide reductase family protein; this encodes MKKLTYLALAGLLTAAVSCNDQPEEDQGREIGKLHLSKSHLKPGDQVEIAYQRDGDSSEAPKAYAYYLVGSNYYPVDIELKDSSAKWMGKLQIPDSVQAVSFHFKRGEKWESNDKKGYVVALEDEENQPVAGAHASMGFFYASQGERYNIKNDSAVAMISKQMESDEDFLNQNDARYGYLLNNENSEKGQKFTESRIAYYESKDSLQAEDYSKLATFYRMHNERSKSDSITQLGIKNFPKSDLAKSDYQDKFYKTKGIANREKILAEFNEKVGAKDRTYEFMTYYLARDYAADKNYEKFYSYADSIENRQLRASLYNAVAWDLVTQDKDLEQAAEISEKSVALLKKVKDDPKEKSESYTKSQFEDDLDYNTRMFQDTHAFAEFKLGNKEKALEIMEEAYTDQISGEMTERYIQFLIANENYEKAQEKAEEILAQNRGTEKIKEYLKESYIQNEGSEADFDTYLAGIEDRANENAKEELVDQMLDEEAPAFTMKDLEGNEITLADLKGKTVILDFWATWCGPCKRSFPGMKMAVEQYGNDENVEFLFVDTFEDMPDRKDKLSDFISENDYPFHVVIDQKTSETSNKYKTASDYAITGIPTKVIIGPDGKMKFKLVGYNGNNDQLLQEIGMMIELLEEPVSPQA
- a CDS encoding winged helix-turn-helix domain-containing protein produces the protein MKNIISNINKAFDHRIRLGIMSVLMVNEFADFKTLKELLGATDGNIASHTKALEKKNYIQVEKSFINRKPNTRYLATEKGKKAFQEHLEALEKLLSAPKDLENKN
- a CDS encoding oxygenase MpaB family protein; translation: MKKELFVAEDSIVREIWGKSDTILFIFAGASAEFALNKAVDWLYFTGRLPKDPLGRLFSTVDYARQIVFSDKETALRAIENMNRIHASVGQQRGSHIPQWAYRDVLFMLIDYSIKAYELLERPLEISEKKEVFKVFWEVGLRMGIQELPVNFEYYQTSRSLHLQQHLLRGEFTDDLYRQYRKHLGWTRYRMLLETQILILPEVVRKQLGLRKFSILSLFLFAYKFSRNFHLDEFLKAMILPSDYKKEIRALDRISTH